CAACGATATCGACAATGGCGTCCACTGCACCAACCTCATGAAAGTGGACCTCGTTTGCGGGTACTCCGTGGACTCTCCCCTCTGCTTCAGCCAGGAGCCGAAACGCCTCTTTGCTCTTCGCGAGAACTGGTTCCGGTAATTGGCTTGCTTCTAAAATATTGTAGATATCAGGCAAATGACGATGTGCGTGTCTGCCGCCATGAACGTGGTGGTGGGAATCTAGTTTTTGTCCGAGCTCGTGTGTGCTGGCGTGTACAGTCTCTTCGAGCATGACATCGACCTTCGTTGCACGCATGCCGTTTTTGTACACTGTACGCCATGATAGGTCGTACTCCGACACGGATAGTTTGCCGAGAAGATTTGTCCATTCTCTTGCATCTATGCCCAAGTCCAACCAAGCCCCGAGAAACATGTCGCCGCTCGCTCCTGCTTGACACTCGATATAGGCCACCGTCATTGCGACATCCCCATTCGATTGATCATCCCCGCTAAGTACCCCGCTCCAAATCCGTTGTCTATGTTCACCACGCCGACACCCGACGAACAGGAGTTCAACATCGACAACAAAGGCGTCACGCCAGAGAAGTTGGCACCGTACCCGACACTTGTTGGGACGGCGATAACGGGTTGGTCAACAAGCCCCGCCACGACACTGACAAGTGCACCTTCCATACCTGCAACCACGACCAGAACCCGTGCTTCACAAAGGGCATCCAGGTGCTTGAACAGGCGCTGTATTCCGGCAACGCCAACATCTTGAATGCGGGTGACGTGAGCGCCCATGAGCTCTGCGGTGACTGCAGCCTCCTCCGATACAGGTAAGTCGGAAGTACCGGCACATACAACCGTTACGTTTCCACTGAGAGCCCCAATCCCTCGCCGAAAGACAATCGTTCTAGACAGGGGATCGTACTCAAACTCGGATGCCTCGGCCCGCACAAGCTCGAAAACCTGTTCGCTTGCCCTGGTACCCAAAACTGGCCCGTGTCCATTTCTCATGAGGCGCAGAAGAATTTGTGCCGACTGCTCTGGTGTCTTTCCTTCACAGTAGACCACTTCTGGGAACCCTTGTCGCAAAGCTCGATGATGATCTAGCTGGGCAAATCCCAAATCTTCTACATCGAGGCGCCGCAAGTCTTCCAAACCTTCATTCACACTCATCCGACCATCCTGCACTGCCTCTAAAATCGCTCGGTAATCTTTCATTCGACTGCGACTCCTCGTCAGACCAAACTGTGTCCGTTGGAATTTGCGGTGGATCGTCCGTCTAACACTTCATTCAAGCTGCCCGTTCGGTAGCCGGCCAAATCTAGTGCGACGTACCGGTATCCTATCTCCACCAATTTCGTCGTGATCATATCCGCCATTTGAGCGACTTCGACGATGTGTTCACGAGGTACTTCAATCCGCGCTAGGGAGTCGTGGTGTCGCACACGCACCTGGCGCAACCCTAGTTGTGTTAGGAAAAATTCAGCCTGATCTACCATATTCAGTTTTCTTTCAGTGATGATCTCTCCGTACGGGATACGCGATGACAAACAAGCCAAGGACGGTTTGTCCCACGTGCGTAAACCTAATTCTTTGGACAGGTACCTGATCTCGCGTTTATAGAGCATGACGTCCTGCAGAGGCGCAAGCACACCGCGCTCCTTTGCAGCTTGCAAACCAGGACGATGATCTCCTAAATCATCCGCGATGGCACCGAACACAACTTGATTGAGAGCATACTCATCTGCGATGGGGATGAGGTGGGAGAACAACTCGTTCTTGCAGAAATAACAACGATTTACAGGATTTTCTGCATAGCCCGGGATGTTTAGTTCACTCGTCTTCAGGGCAACATGCTTCGCGCCCATTTCTTCGGCTAGGGCGATAGCCGCATCTCGCTCACGTTCAGGGTACGTCTCGGAGTCGGCTGTCACGGCGAGCACATTGTCAATGCCCAGCGCAGTTACGGCAGCTCTCAACAGAAACGTGCTGTCCACGCCGCCTGAAAACGCGACAACAACAGATTGCAATGTTTCCAGCCGTTCCAAGAGCTGATGGTACTTGTTCCATGCCACTTCCAAGGCCAATTCCTCCCTGTCCATGCCTGTGCTAGATTTCGATCATCGCTTTCATGACGTTCGACTTGGGATCCGTCCAACCCTCAAACGTGTCGACAACGCTGTCAAGCGTGGCTCTATGGGTAATAAACGTGGACCCGGCAGATAATGCTTTTCATCGCCATAATCCCTCCCCTGCGAAAGAACGGTCTCTATGTTAGTACATGCAGTCTTCTTCTTTGCTAGCACCTTTCGATGAGAATGAATCAGGCGCACGTCATCCGTGCGCCTGCAAGTTCATACTGTTGGCCCAATGCGATACAGTGCAAAATCATCCATCCCGAGTGATTCTGCAACGGCTGGCTTGCCTTCAATGACTTCCCTAGTCTCGTTGATGAGGTCAAACACATCCGCATCCGTCAATAATCGGCCATCAAAATCGTCCGGACATGCGCCGAACGATGCCTCGCTGAGAGAGAATCGAACAACGGGTAGCAGAGGCGTGCCAAACGCGTGCGGCTCGCTCGCCAAATGAACAATCAGGTGAGCACCGGATGCCGTCAGTCCCGTTGCCGTCTCCAGTCCGTTCGATCCGGCACGCATTAAACTCAACTGGTCCCTGGCTATGTCGCCGTGATCGATGTGATTGACGTGCGCAAAGGAGTGAGGTACGTAGCGTTCGGCATCACTCGACAGGACAAGGCTAACCCCCGTCTCCAGCAGGCTGTCGATCACACGGTGAACTTGCCTGGACTCGTTCTCTAGGAACGGTTGGTCCATCAGAAGCCCAATACGGATTTCCCCCCAGTCCACCTCTGTTTGAGGGACATGCGGCACCTCATCTTCTCTGTCCGCCAGCCACATTTCCACCTTGGACTGCGCCTTCAAGGTTCCCCCCGAACCCTGGATACTGACAAAACCAAGCGGCTTTTCCGTACGTGCTTTGGTGTCTTCGTATAAATTTTTGGCGATGATCCCTTCACATCCGAGGCCGACAAACAAACTCGCATACGCATTTGGATGAATCGCCAAGTTGGAAAAGACCCGTTGGGTCTGAATCAGGTCCGCTCCAATTTGCGCACATCCGTGCTGGTGCTCAATGTATTTGAACTTTGGGTTCCGGCGAGCGACATCAATGGCCACCTGATTTGCACACACGACAGCGGGTAAAATGAACAGGTGGTTACGAATGCCTACGCTTCCGTCATTTCGGCGAAAGACTCGAACGTTTGACATCGCCCGTTTCACCTCCTTGCAGGTCTCCGCGCCCTCGAAGGCTCTCAAGATTGTGTACGTGAACATGGTCTCCAGCCGAGATCGCTTGCGTTGCTCTCCCAATGACTTGACCATACTTGTGTACGTCAGTCCCCGCTGGGATATCGCGAACGGCGAACTTGTGCGCGAACGGAATGTCTTGGCGCAACACGATGTCAAAGTCGGGGTTTGCATGCGTCACCTTGGTTCCTGCGGGCAGTCGTTTGAGTGCGGTTGCCACATCGTCGACGTTCTTTTGAAGAATCCAATGCACGTTCATCGCTTCTGCCGACCTCCTCACAAACTCTTTCCGATCCGGTAAATGCCGAACTCTCTGTGCCCGAGAAGTTCAGACTTGGTCACTTCTCCGTTCAGAACGTCAATCATCTTGTCAAATAACCGCCGCCCGGTTTCCTCGACGGTCTCCAGCCCGTCTATGACTAAGCCGGCGTTAAAGTCCAAATTATCCGCCATATTGTCGTATGTGTCCGTGTTGGTCGCTACCTTGATACATGGAGCAATTGGCGATCCAGTGGGCGTACCGCGACCCGTCGTGAAAATGACCACTTGTGCACCACCTGCGACCATACCCGTGATTTGCTCAATATCGTGACCAGGGGTATCCATGATGACTAAGCCCTGCCTAGTCGGGCGTTCGGCGTATTCAATGACCTCTTGTATGGGTGTCGTTCCGCCTTTGTAAATACACCCCAGGCTTTTCTCCTCGATGGTGGTGATGCCCCCATCCATATTTCCGGGAGAGGGTTGTGCCCCGCGGATGTCGACACCCATTTTCATGGCATTGTCCTCAAGTCGTTGGACAATGTGAAGTATTTGGGCAGCAATGTCAGGTGTACTGGCCCGCTGTGCCAACAGGTGTTCTGCGCCAATCAACTCGGTGGTCTCGGACAGGATGGACATACCACCTTCCGCGACTAGCAAATCACTGACTACGCCTAACGCTGGATTGCCTGAAATACCAGAGCAAGCATCGGAGCCACCGCACTCCGTGCCGAGGATAATAGACGATAAAGGGACGGGTTGGCGACGGACTTGATCTCGTTCAGCCAGATAAGTGTTCACAAATTCCGTTCCGACCTCAATGGCCTTGCGGATGCCTCCGACCGTGCTGAGAGAGACTAATTGAACTTGCTTACCAGCAGTACGAGCACGGCCTACGAGGGATTCTAAATCAATGGGCTCGTGTCCCCATGCCAGAATGACGACGCCGTAGACATTTGGGTGCGTCGCAAACCCTTCGTAAACTCTCATTGTTTGCTCAAGATCAGCGCCATCCTGGTTGACGCCATGCTGATTTCGAAACGTTACGGCCTTCGGGGCTTTAGCTACAATCTTCTCTGCAATTTGGTTCATCTCATAAGAGACTGGAAGGACCAGAACATGATTACGCACGCCGACTCGTCCATCTGCTCTCACATAAGCATTGACCACCATGACGATTCACCTCTGCTCACGTTGTAAGAACGAGTTTCACGGGGCCAGCACAATGTCAGTATGGTGCTACCCCTTCGAACGCCTTCCCAGGTTCCGTTTAGCTAGATACGGTTTGTGCACGCGTCGAGTGTGGTGGCGAATAATATCATTCAAATTATTCAGTTTACTCATGGCAGTAAATCGAATATGACAGCACTCCACGACTAAACAGCCGTGGAGTGTAAAAATGTCTTATGATCATCGACTCAGCCAATTTAGTTTTGACTCACGCGTATCGCCTGTTCCAGATCCTCAATGATGTCCGTAATTGCTTCTGTGCCGATGGAAAGACGAATCAATCCTGGTGATACGCCCGCTGCCAACTGTTCCTCCTCCGATAGCTGCTGATGCGTCGTGCTGGCGGGATGAATAATGAGTGACTTTGAGTCGCCGACATTGGCTAGGTGCGAAAATAGCTTCACCGCACCGATCAATTTTCTCCCTGAGTCAATTCCGCCCTTGATGCCAAATGTGAGAATTGCTCCTTGCCCCTTTGGCAAGTATTTTTTCGCCAATTGGTATGACGAGTGACTCTCCAGACCAGGGTAGTTCACCCAATCAACAGCCTCATTACTTTCGAGAAAACGCGCCACTTGCAGCGCATTTGTACTGTGCCGCTCCATGCGCAAATGTAATGTTTCTAGTCCTTGTAACAGAAGGAAAGAATTAAATGGTGATATGGTGGCACCCAAATCCCGTAGGAGTTGAACACGCGCCTTGATGATATAGGCGGTTGGGCCGACGGCCTGCGTATAGACCACACCATGGTAGCTAGGGTCTGGTTCGACAAGTCCAGGGAACTTATCGTTTTGACTCCAGTCGAATTTCCCGCTATCCACGATCACTCCGCCAATCGAAGTCCCGTGACCGCCAATAAATTTCGTTGCCGAGTGGACAACGATGTCCGCGCCGAACTCGATTGGTCGCAACAGGTACGGACTTGGGAAAGTATTATCGACTATCAGAGGTATCCCATTCTCATGAGCGATCCGAGCTACACGCTCAATGTCGAGCACATCTCCCTTTGGGTTCCCAATCGTTTCTGCGTACAATGCTTTTGTTTTACTTGAAATCGCTCGACGGAAGTTTTCCGGGTCCTCTGGATCCACAAACTTAACCGAAATCCCGATTTTCGCAAAAGTCTGTGAAAACAAATTATATGTTCCGCCATATAAACTGGTCGACGAAACAATTTCGTCTCCTGCACCAGCGATGTTTAAAATAGAATATGTGATGGCCGCTTGCCCTGAAGCAGTTGCTAACGCGGCCAATCCGCCTTCAAGCGCGGCCACTCTTTTCTCAAAAACATCTGTCGTAGGGTTCATGAGCCGGGTATAGATGTTTCCGAATTCTTGGAGAGAAAACAAGTTTGCGGCATGGTCTGTATCGCGAAACCCGTAAGACGTAGTTTGATAAAGCGGAACAGCACGTGCAAGTGTCGTTGGGTCAATTTCTTGCCCTGCGTGGACTGCGAGCGTTTCGGCTTGATAGTTCATCTCTTCTGACATACTTCTTCCTCCCATACCTATAACGGTCTTATCTCTAGTCTATGATCCGGCAATCAGGTTCAATGTGAACAAGTTCAAGGAATCTTTAAGAAAAGCGGTTAGATCGAAATAATGACAAGTCAAACGTAGATTTGCCACCAATGACGAGATCAGAGACAATTTCCCCTATGACCGAGGCAAACTTAAATCCATGTCCTGAAAAACCGCTGGCGAGTACAATATTCGAATGTTGCGGGTGCTTATCGATGACAAAGTGCTCATCGGGGGTCATGTTATACATGCACACCTTTCCTGAACTCATTGAACCGGTTGTCTGCGGAAGATAATGTTGTACGAATTTCCGTAAATCTAGCTCCTCCGGAGATCCGACTTCAATCGTCCGATCCAAGGTTGCCGGATCACAGGGTTCGCCTCCATCGTGACGGCCAACCTTGACCCCATCGCCAAAGTCCGGGAATCCGTAATACCATCCCGTATCACTTTCAATGGAATACGCCGGAAACTCCTCCGCAGCATATGGGTTGTTGGAAGAACGTTTCACGCCATACCAACCCACGACTTTACGGAGCGGTTGCAACGGAACACCCCATTCCGGGAACCACTGTTTAAGAATGTTCCGAGTAGCCGCACCCGTTGTAATAACCAAATTCTCTGCTGCGTACGTTGCCCCGGCAAATCGTACGGACACGGCGTGATTCTGCAGGGAAATATCTTCAAGCTCACCGATTACTTTAAAATCCACCCCGGCTTGCTGAGCGAGAGCTTTGTACTTGCGTAAGGCCGCCTCGCTAAAGACGACGCCACCCTGCGGGTCAAAGTACACAATGTGACCGTCCGGTACGAACAACCCAGGCCATCGTTTATGTGCTTCGTCGGCAGACAGCCGCTCATGTGGAATGTTGTACTGTTTAATACTTGACTCTATCTCATTGTTTTGAGACGTTGGACGCAGTACACTGACGACGCCAACGGGCGAAAATATCCTTTCGCTTGGCCCAACTGGGTTCTCCTCTAACTCCAACCAGAGTTTCCGAGCTCGCTGTGCCATCGGCACATAGGACGCACCCTCCGTGTACGCGACGCGCAACATTCGGGTCGTCCCGTGATGACTTCCCCATACGTGAGGCACATCGTGCTGATCTAAAAGCAATACTTTCTGCCCTCTTAGCGCCAGTTGGTAAGCCGTTGGAAGTCCCATGGACCCAGCGCCTAAAACGATCGTGTCATACAACATGTTGGTCAACATCCTCTATCAAATGTACAAATTGGAGTCATAGACTTTATGAAAGTGCTCTGTGCACTCGGCTTGCAGCTTAGAGAAATCACTCAGCAACTGTTTAAAATCTCCACCGTCGGAACGTATTTTTCCATTCAACTCGTCAAACAGCTTTTGCATCCGCATTAAATGGTTCATTCCCGCGTCTTGAGATTGACTTAAATGGACAGCGGCGGCGGCCAGTTTCGCCTGAAGGAATTCAGTGACATCCACTGTGTAGTTTGTTTCTTCGGGTTGGAACAAGTAGACTTCCTCCGGTGCGTGACCACCTAACCCAGCGTCCATGTGTTCAGGAAAATACCAGACACAATTTCCAAGATAGGCAGCCTCTGTTGCGACGAACCCGGTCGTTTGGTGATCGGAATGAAAATCGTACTTTTTCCATGGATCAAATGTAATGAGCACATCCGGCCGGTACTTTCGAATCACGCCGAAGGCTTTCTCTTTAAAATCCGGTGCGTTCCAAAGTCCACCATCCTCGTACCCAAGCCAAGACACTTCATGAATACCGAGAATTTTGGCCGCCTTCGCCATTTCAGCTTTGCGCTGTGCGGCAAGTTGCTCCGGTCGAACGGTTGGGTCATGTGTTCCCCTGTTCCCTTCCGTTGCAATCACCATGTAAATTTCGTTATCGTGCGCTGCAAGCCTCGCAATGGTCCCTGAGCAGTATGCTTCATCATCTGGATGCGCGACAAACAGCATAATCTTCTTATTCGTGATGGTCATCGGAATAGCTCCTTAAGAAAAATAATCACGTCCAGACGAGTCAATTAATGCG
This is a stretch of genomic DNA from Alicyclobacillus dauci. It encodes these proteins:
- the larB gene encoding nickel pincer cofactor biosynthesis protein LarB, yielding MKDYRAILEAVQDGRMSVNEGLEDLRRLDVEDLGFAQLDHHRALRQGFPEVVYCEGKTPEQSAQILLRLMRNGHGPVLGTRASEQVFELVRAEASEFEYDPLSRTIVFRRGIGALSGNVTVVCAGTSDLPVSEEAAVTAELMGAHVTRIQDVGVAGIQRLFKHLDALCEARVLVVVAGMEGALVSVVAGLVDQPVIAVPTSVGYGANFSGVTPLLSMLNSCSSGVGVVNIDNGFGAGYLAGMINRMGMSQ
- the larE gene encoding ATP-dependent sacrificial sulfur transferase LarE — translated: MDREELALEVAWNKYHQLLERLETLQSVVVAFSGGVDSTFLLRAAVTALGIDNVLAVTADSETYPERERDAAIALAEEMGAKHVALKTSELNIPGYAENPVNRCYFCKNELFSHLIPIADEYALNQVVFGAIADDLGDHRPGLQAAKERGVLAPLQDVMLYKREIRYLSKELGLRTWDKPSLACLSSRIPYGEIITERKLNMVDQAEFFLTQLGLRQVRVRHHDSLARIEVPREHIVEVAQMADMITTKLVEIGYRYVALDLAGYRTGSLNEVLDGRSTANSNGHSLV
- a CDS encoding UxaA family hydrolase, which codes for MSNVRVFRRNDGSVGIRNHLFILPAVVCANQVAIDVARRNPKFKYIEHQHGCAQIGADLIQTQRVFSNLAIHPNAYASLFVGLGCEGIIAKNLYEDTKARTEKPLGFVSIQGSGGTLKAQSKVEMWLADREDEVPHVPQTEVDWGEIRIGLLMDQPFLENESRQVHRVIDSLLETGVSLVLSSDAERYVPHSFAHVNHIDHGDIARDQLSLMRAGSNGLETATGLTASGAHLIVHLASEPHAFGTPLLPVVRFSLSEASFGACPDDFDGRLLTDADVFDLINETREVIEGKPAVAESLGMDDFALYRIGPTV
- a CDS encoding UxaA family hydrolase, with amino-acid sequence MNVHWILQKNVDDVATALKRLPAGTKVTHANPDFDIVLRQDIPFAHKFAVRDIPAGTDVHKYGQVIGRATQAISAGDHVHVHNLESLRGRGDLQGGETGDVKRSSLSPK
- a CDS encoding UxaA family hydrolase, coding for MVVNAYVRADGRVGVRNHVLVLPVSYEMNQIAEKIVAKAPKAVTFRNQHGVNQDGADLEQTMRVYEGFATHPNVYGVVILAWGHEPIDLESLVGRARTAGKQVQLVSLSTVGGIRKAIEVGTEFVNTYLAERDQVRRQPVPLSSIILGTECGGSDACSGISGNPALGVVSDLLVAEGGMSILSETTELIGAEHLLAQRASTPDIAAQILHIVQRLEDNAMKMGVDIRGAQPSPGNMDGGITTIEEKSLGCIYKGGTTPIQEVIEYAERPTRQGLVIMDTPGHDIEQITGMVAGGAQVVIFTTGRGTPTGSPIAPCIKVATNTDTYDNMADNLDFNAGLVIDGLETVEETGRRLFDKMIDVLNGEVTKSELLGHREFGIYRIGKSL
- a CDS encoding homocysteine synthase, which gives rise to MSEEMNYQAETLAVHAGQEIDPTTLARAVPLYQTTSYGFRDTDHAANLFSLQEFGNIYTRLMNPTTDVFEKRVAALEGGLAALATASGQAAITYSILNIAGAGDEIVSSTSLYGGTYNLFSQTFAKIGISVKFVDPEDPENFRRAISSKTKALYAETIGNPKGDVLDIERVARIAHENGIPLIVDNTFPSPYLLRPIEFGADIVVHSATKFIGGHGTSIGGVIVDSGKFDWSQNDKFPGLVEPDPSYHGVVYTQAVGPTAYIIKARVQLLRDLGATISPFNSFLLLQGLETLHLRMERHSTNALQVARFLESNEAVDWVNYPGLESHSSYQLAKKYLPKGQGAILTFGIKGGIDSGRKLIGAVKLFSHLANVGDSKSLIIHPASTTHQQLSEEEQLAAGVSPGLIRLSIGTEAITDIIEDLEQAIRVSQN
- the solA gene encoding N-methyl-L-tryptophan oxidase, giving the protein MLYDTIVLGAGSMGLPTAYQLALRGQKVLLLDQHDVPHVWGSHHGTTRMLRVAYTEGASYVPMAQRARKLWLELEENPVGPSERIFSPVGVVSVLRPTSQNNEIESSIKQYNIPHERLSADEAHKRWPGLFVPDGHIVYFDPQGGVVFSEAALRKYKALAQQAGVDFKVIGELEDISLQNHAVSVRFAGATYAAENLVITTGAATRNILKQWFPEWGVPLQPLRKVVGWYGVKRSSNNPYAAEEFPAYSIESDTGWYYGFPDFGDGVKVGRHDGGEPCDPATLDRTIEVGSPEELDLRKFVQHYLPQTTGSMSSGKVCMYNMTPDEHFVIDKHPQHSNIVLASGFSGHGFKFASVIGEIVSDLVIGGKSTFDLSLFRSNRFS
- a CDS encoding PIG-L deacetylase family protein, translating into MTITNKKIMLFVAHPDDEAYCSGTIARLAAHDNEIYMVIATEGNRGTHDPTVRPEQLAAQRKAEMAKAAKILGIHEVSWLGYEDGGLWNAPDFKEKAFGVIRKYRPDVLITFDPWKKYDFHSDHQTTGFVATEAAYLGNCVWYFPEHMDAGLGGHAPEEVYLFQPEETNYTVDVTEFLQAKLAAAAVHLSQSQDAGMNHLMRMQKLFDELNGKIRSDGGDFKQLLSDFSKLQAECTEHFHKVYDSNLYI